In the Penaeus chinensis breed Huanghai No. 1 chromosome 31, ASM1920278v2, whole genome shotgun sequence genome, one interval contains:
- the LOC125041697 gene encoding uncharacterized protein LOC125041697 isoform X1, whose translation MMKTVVALLAIIGTAVALECFVCNSHEDQACADEFQVNSTALQNAFIKTCEEKENQTPFCRKMRMDIEVVYQNNEIRILRDCGYERREGRECYQKRSDDYIVDVCQCDEDLCNGAPSLSLAPLLALALPFFARFL comes from the exons CCGTGGCGCTGGAGTGCTTCGTGTGCAACTCGCACGAAGACCAGGCGTGCGCTGACGAGTTCCAGGTCAACTCCACGGCCCTCCAGAACGCCTTCATCAAGACCTGCGAGGAGAAGGAAAACCAGACGCCCTTCTGCCGCAAGATGAGGATGGACA ttgAAGTTG TCTACCAGAATAACGAGATCCGCATCCTCCGTGACTGTGGCTACGAGAGGCGAGAGGGCCGCGAGTGTTACCAGAAGCGTTCCGACGACTACATCGTTGACGTGTGCCAGTGCGACGAGGATCTCTGCAACggcgctccttccctctccctcgcccctctcctggctctcgccctccccttcttTGCTCGCTTCCTGTAA